In a single window of the Runella slithyformis DSM 19594 genome:
- a CDS encoding YeeE/YedE family protein, with amino-acid sequence MEQFIDLIRKPWPWYVAGPMIGLTVPTLLLIGNKSFGISSSLRHICAACFPGNLSFFKYNWKNEVWNLIFVLGIFLGGIIAANFLANPHVMVISESTITDLQALGIRDFTGLMPSDLFTIDAIFSLKGFIFFIAGGFMVGFGTRYAGGCTSGHSIMGLSNLQLPSLIATCCFMVGGFVTTHLLMPLIFKLF; translated from the coding sequence ATGGAACAATTCATTGACCTCATTCGTAAGCCTTGGCCCTGGTACGTAGCGGGACCGATGATTGGCCTAACTGTCCCTACACTATTGTTGATCGGCAATAAATCCTTCGGTATCTCTTCGTCACTTCGTCACATTTGCGCGGCCTGTTTTCCGGGCAATCTATCCTTTTTTAAGTACAATTGGAAGAACGAAGTATGGAACCTGATTTTTGTTTTAGGTATATTTCTCGGCGGAATCATTGCCGCCAATTTTCTTGCAAACCCTCATGTTATGGTAATTTCAGAAAGTACCATAACAGATCTACAAGCTTTGGGAATCAGGGATTTTACGGGTTTGATGCCAAGCGATTTGTTCACTATTGATGCTATTTTTTCACTCAAGGGATTCATTTTCTTCATTGCAGGGGGTTTTATGGTGGGTTTTGGCACTCGCTATGCCGGAGGATGTACCTCCGGACATTCCATCATGGGACTGTCCAACCTTCAGCTTCCCTCACTCATTGCCACCTGTTGTTTTATGGTTGGCGGCTTTGTTACTACCCACCTGTTGATGCCCCTTATTTTTAAACTGTTCTAA
- a CDS encoding YihY/virulence factor BrkB family protein, producing the protein MNRKITFRNLWEVLKNSFSGFMDDNVTKLGGSLAYFTVFSVGPMLVVIISVCSIFLGREAIEGEIYAQLEGFLGKDTAAQLQDIIKKAAVSGKSTVAAVIGVGTLLLGATGIFAEIQDSINRIWGIKAKPKKGWLKIIQNRFLSFSVIISLGFLLLVSLAVTSVLDGFNQHLQAAFPDVTIVLFYIINQVVTFTVITILFGVIFKVLPDAKIIWKDVMAGSMLTALLFMLGKFGISFYISKTEVGSTYGAAGSLAVLLVWIYYSSLILYFGAEFTKAYALQFGSAIYPNDYAITVKEVEIENGKDSIQTNEKKKKQLADKGS; encoded by the coding sequence ATGAACAGAAAAATCACATTCAGAAACTTATGGGAAGTCTTGAAGAACTCTTTTTCAGGTTTTATGGATGACAATGTCACCAAACTCGGCGGATCACTTGCTTATTTTACCGTTTTTTCGGTAGGCCCTATGCTGGTTGTTATCATTTCCGTGTGCAGTATTTTCTTAGGGCGCGAAGCAATTGAAGGGGAGATCTATGCCCAACTGGAAGGATTTTTAGGCAAAGATACGGCAGCGCAATTACAGGATATCATCAAGAAAGCGGCTGTCAGTGGCAAAAGTACCGTGGCTGCTGTCATTGGTGTAGGGACACTTTTGTTAGGAGCCACCGGCATCTTTGCCGAAATTCAGGACTCTATCAACAGAATCTGGGGAATCAAAGCCAAGCCTAAAAAAGGGTGGTTAAAAATAATTCAAAACCGTTTTCTGTCATTTTCAGTCATCATCAGCCTTGGTTTTTTATTATTGGTTTCACTGGCCGTTACCTCTGTTTTGGATGGTTTCAACCAACATTTACAGGCTGCCTTTCCTGATGTAACCATTGTATTGTTTTATATTATTAATCAGGTCGTTACGTTTACGGTTATTACCATCCTTTTCGGCGTTATTTTTAAAGTGTTACCGGATGCAAAAATAATATGGAAAGACGTAATGGCGGGTTCGATGCTTACGGCATTATTGTTTATGCTCGGTAAGTTCGGTATCTCATTTTACATCAGCAAGACTGAAGTTGGCAGTACCTACGGTGCGGCCGGCTCATTGGCCGTTTTATTGGTCTGGATCTACTATTCGTCGTTGATTCTATATTTTGGGGCTGAGTTTACCAAAGCCTATGCCTTACAGTTCGGTTCGGCCATATATCCGAATGATTATGCCATTACGGTCAAAGAAGTCGAAATAGAAAATGGGAAAGATTCAATTCAGACCAACGAAAAAAAAAAGAAACAACTCGCAGATAAAGGATCGTAA
- a CDS encoding ParA family protein: MINQKEVESFLKHNPALTVSALEKEAGIPKGTIAQALAGSRTLGEKHLKALFPVLTKYGYSSSLYEKARVISVINHKGGVGKTTTTSSLGEALARRGFKVLLIDLDPQGNLSQILGVENPDVQVAHALLNHAVRLPIIPIFENLYLSPSDIELADAEIQLILSVGGDLRLKNKLQPLLTDFEYILIDCPPSLNKLTISAMNASNSCLITLLPEMSAVKGLNSLLQRVMEVKMNLNADLKVDGIVFTLVRKNSVHDGIKENVKENVPIRVFKTEIKHLVDFQKSQILQRPIAKFSDNSEAAKNYRDFCDEFIDYLQIVK, encoded by the coding sequence ATGATAAATCAGAAAGAAGTGGAAAGTTTTTTGAAACACAATCCGGCCTTAACCGTTTCTGCGTTGGAAAAAGAAGCCGGAATTCCGAAGGGAACCATCGCCCAAGCTCTGGCCGGTTCGCGTACTTTGGGCGAAAAGCACTTGAAAGCACTTTTTCCTGTCCTAACCAAATACGGGTATTCCTCCAGCCTTTATGAAAAAGCGCGGGTCATCTCCGTCATCAACCACAAAGGAGGCGTCGGTAAAACCACCACCACTTCTTCCTTAGGGGAAGCATTAGCTCGGCGGGGTTTTAAAGTGTTGTTGATCGACTTAGACCCCCAAGGGAACCTCAGTCAAATTTTGGGCGTGGAAAACCCGGATGTACAGGTAGCCCATGCCTTGTTGAACCATGCTGTACGCTTACCGATCATCCCGATTTTCGAAAATCTTTACCTGTCTCCGTCTGACATCGAACTCGCCGATGCGGAAATTCAGCTCATCCTGAGTGTCGGCGGGGATTTACGGTTGAAAAATAAATTACAGCCCTTACTGACAGATTTTGAATACATCCTCATTGACTGCCCGCCTTCGCTGAATAAACTCACTATTTCGGCAATGAACGCCTCAAACAGCTGCTTAATTACACTGCTGCCCGAAATGTCGGCCGTCAAGGGCCTAAATTCGCTCTTACAGCGCGTTATGGAAGTAAAGATGAATCTTAATGCCGATTTGAAAGTGGATGGCATAGTATTCACGCTAGTGCGCAAAAACAGCGTGCACGACGGAATCAAAGAAAACGTAAAAGAAAATGTGCCGATTCGGGTTTTTAAAACGGAGATTAAACATTTGGTAGATTTTCAGAAATCACAGATTCTACAACGTCCCATTGCCAAGTTTTCGGACAACTCCGAAGCCGCTAAAAACTACCGCGATTTTTGCGATGAGTTTATTGACTACCTGCAAATCGTAAAATAA
- a CDS encoding replication initiation protein — MKTPNSTFLHFMMKLKHYNRQPNGVVMTRQNFSLLEKRVFYIVMNQISEADAEMKQNKYFKIPAKLITNNYRQILAMTQSLMRNCQIWLRNDEEQEFSAYNVFSSAKYSAKEAIFEIGVSYEVLPHIAKIKSGYTEYELAIALSLNKTYSQRLYEILSRWKNFNGGSWSEIAVDELRELISATEDTYDDFGQFKRRVLDPSQEEISAKTDLTFTYKIHKTGRKVTHITFLIVTQESKALEELQEIREELGKMSMDDRWKYFQERMQAYDFTKSQRNKIIQEEELANRFINADIEIQAGKRSPTNPTAYIAVILGFNESGKVKKAKNG, encoded by the coding sequence TTGAAAACGCCAAATAGCACCTTTCTGCACTTTATGATGAAATTAAAGCATTACAATCGACAGCCAAACGGAGTGGTCATGACCCGTCAAAACTTTTCATTATTGGAAAAGCGTGTTTTTTACATTGTCATGAACCAAATATCGGAGGCGGATGCTGAGATGAAGCAGAATAAATATTTCAAGATTCCGGCCAAACTTATTACCAACAATTATCGGCAGATCTTGGCGATGACCCAATCGCTGATGCGAAATTGTCAGATATGGCTCAGAAATGACGAAGAGCAGGAATTCAGTGCTTACAACGTTTTTTCTTCCGCAAAGTACAGCGCCAAAGAGGCCATCTTTGAAATCGGTGTGTCGTACGAAGTATTGCCCCACATCGCAAAAATAAAAAGCGGCTATACCGAATATGAGTTGGCCATTGCCTTATCCCTCAATAAAACGTACTCACAGCGGTTGTACGAAATTTTGTCGCGCTGGAAAAACTTTAACGGAGGCTCATGGTCAGAGATCGCTGTCGACGAATTGCGGGAGTTGATATCAGCCACCGAAGATACATACGATGATTTCGGCCAATTTAAACGACGTGTTCTTGATCCCAGCCAGGAAGAAATATCGGCTAAGACTGACTTGACTTTTACGTACAAAATTCATAAAACGGGTCGTAAGGTCACGCATATTACGTTTTTGATCGTGACTCAGGAATCAAAGGCATTGGAGGAATTACAGGAAATCAGGGAAGAATTGGGCAAAATGTCGATGGATGACCGCTGGAAATATTTTCAGGAAAGAATGCAGGCATACGATTTTACCAAAAGTCAACGGAATAAAATCATTCAGGAGGAAGAATTGGCGAATCGTTTTATCAATGCCGATATTGAAATTCAAGCCGGTAAACGCAGCCCTACCAATCCCACAGCTTATATAGCGGTAATATTGGGATTCAATGAAAGCGGTAAGGTAAAAAAAGCCAAAAACGGATAG
- a CDS encoding YeeE/YedE family protein: protein MQSKAESSILDQDEQPFSCEASNEMQKPESWVANGKYLAIGILFGIVFVKAEIISWFRIQEMFRFQSFHMYGVIGSAVVVGMISVFLIKKFNIKTISGEEIRFHPKTFHRGQVYGGLIFGLGWAITGACPGPLFAQIGSGYPAVIVTLVSALAGTWIYGYLRDKGKL from the coding sequence ATGCAATCAAAAGCTGAATCCTCCATCTTGGACCAAGACGAACAGCCGTTTTCCTGCGAAGCTTCCAACGAGATGCAAAAACCTGAAAGTTGGGTAGCAAACGGCAAATATTTGGCGATTGGCATTTTATTCGGCATCGTGTTTGTCAAAGCTGAAATCATCTCCTGGTTTCGCATTCAGGAAATGTTCCGCTTTCAGAGTTTTCATATGTACGGCGTTATCGGCAGCGCGGTTGTAGTAGGAATGATTTCCGTTTTTTTGATCAAGAAATTCAATATCAAGACGATATCAGGAGAAGAAATTCGGTTTCACCCTAAAACGTTTCACCGGGGGCAGGTGTATGGAGGCCTGATCTTTGGATTGGGATGGGCTATTACCGGAGCTTGCCCGGGGCCTCTATTTGCACAAATCGGCAGCGGATACCCCGCGGTTATTGTTACCTTAGTAAGTGCCCTTGCCGGTACCTGGATCTATGGTTATCTGAGAGATAAAGGGAAATTGTAG
- a CDS encoding PQQ-dependent sugar dehydrogenase, which yields MKIRKLHPLLNRNYVSGSLFLAATLVLSAYSASSHSGDTNPSIRQKKGTEEDIYATDAKIIARGQQVFESNCTACHNFLQKGIGPELSHVTSDVPAGWLKKMIRNAPEMIKSGDARAAMLFDEYKQAMPAFPSLNETDLDAVLAFIHSKRKMEYATTANDALGTPVQNPIPQKIAMSGLQLTLDYFATAPATAQANPLARINKTLKLSGKKDRLFMLDLRGKLYEMNGKELRVFMDIAKEIPSFIPAPGLGTGLGSFAFHPDFYSNGLFYTTHTEKGKAATPDFGYADSIKVTLQWVLREWKVENPEAPAFAGKGRELFRVNMVSPIHGVQDITFNPLAKKGSSEYGLLYIGVGDGGATENGYYFLCNDKAHVWSSILRIDPRGTNSKNGRYGIPADNPFAKETGAVGEVYCRGFRNPNRIVWAPDGKMLITDIGQTQIEELNIGKPGADYGWPEREGTFVLNPRGKMSVIYPLPQKDAALRYTYPVAQYDHDEGKAISGGFVYSASAFPQLRGKYVFADVVNGRLFYVENNQLALGRQTEIQELELQFEGKQTTLQTLSGSAKADTRLGEGLNGELFIFTKSDGKIYRVSSCSSVK from the coding sequence ATGAAAATTCGTAAACTTCATCCCCTTCTGAACCGCAATTATGTAAGCGGCTCTCTTTTTTTGGCTGCTACGCTCGTTTTAAGCGCTTACAGCGCTTCTTCTCACTCGGGTGATACAAATCCCTCAATCCGGCAAAAAAAGGGCACAGAAGAAGATATTTATGCTACAGACGCTAAAATTATTGCCAGAGGACAACAGGTGTTTGAAAGTAACTGTACTGCCTGCCATAATTTCTTACAAAAAGGGATTGGACCTGAGCTCTCTCACGTAACTTCGGATGTGCCTGCGGGATGGTTGAAAAAAATGATTCGGAATGCCCCCGAAATGATCAAAAGCGGTGATGCCAGGGCAGCGATGCTGTTTGACGAATATAAGCAGGCAATGCCCGCTTTTCCGTCACTGAATGAAACGGATCTGGACGCGGTCCTGGCCTTCATTCATTCCAAAAGAAAAATGGAATATGCAACAACTGCCAATGATGCATTAGGAACGCCTGTGCAAAATCCTATCCCTCAAAAAATCGCAATGTCAGGGTTACAGCTTACGTTGGATTATTTTGCTACCGCACCCGCCACTGCTCAGGCAAATCCATTGGCTCGAATTAATAAAACCCTTAAGCTGTCAGGGAAGAAAGACCGTCTGTTTATGTTGGATTTACGAGGGAAATTGTATGAAATGAATGGTAAAGAGCTGCGTGTGTTTATGGACATCGCCAAGGAGATTCCGTCGTTTATTCCGGCACCCGGGCTGGGAACCGGACTCGGAAGTTTTGCCTTTCATCCGGATTTTTATTCAAACGGACTCTTTTATACCACCCATACCGAAAAAGGGAAAGCCGCCACGCCCGATTTCGGCTACGCAGATTCCATCAAAGTCACTTTACAGTGGGTATTGAGAGAATGGAAAGTTGAAAATCCCGAAGCGCCTGCTTTCGCGGGCAAAGGCCGTGAGCTGTTCCGGGTAAATATGGTCTCGCCCATTCACGGAGTACAGGATATCACCTTCAATCCTCTGGCTAAAAAGGGGAGTTCTGAGTATGGATTGCTGTACATTGGAGTGGGCGATGGGGGGGCTACCGAAAATGGCTATTATTTTTTGTGTAATGATAAAGCCCACGTATGGAGCTCGATATTACGGATTGATCCGAGAGGAACAAACAGCAAAAACGGCCGTTACGGAATTCCGGCTGATAACCCGTTTGCGAAAGAAACCGGAGCAGTTGGCGAAGTGTACTGTCGCGGATTTCGTAATCCTAACCGAATTGTTTGGGCACCGGATGGTAAAATGCTCATTACCGACATTGGACAAACCCAGATTGAAGAACTGAATATCGGTAAGCCGGGAGCCGATTACGGCTGGCCGGAGCGGGAAGGCACTTTTGTGCTCAATCCAAGAGGAAAAATGAGTGTAATCTATCCATTGCCTCAAAAGGACGCTGCGCTTCGTTATACCTATCCTGTGGCCCAATATGACCACGACGAAGGCAAGGCCATTTCGGGTGGATTTGTCTACTCGGCTTCTGCCTTTCCGCAACTTCGCGGAAAATATGTATTTGCAGACGTTGTTAATGGGCGCCTCTTCTATGTTGAAAATAATCAATTAGCCCTTGGCCGACAAACAGAAATTCAGGAACTGGAGTTACAGTTTGAAGGAAAACAAACTACCCTGCAAACCCTCAGCGGAAGTGCAAAAGCCGATACAAGGCTGGGGGAAGGGCTTAACGGTGAATTATTCATTTTTACAAAATCAGACGGGAAGATTTACAGGGTCAGCAGTTGCTCGTCTGTTAAGTGA